From the genome of Scytonema hofmannii PCC 7110, one region includes:
- a CDS encoding PAS domain-containing protein has product MSDRANHQDALKQNQVQSNVNTAITGDNRAVTPLCESASLLLQAIEYAPIGMVMFDREMRYLEVNHKWLNDYNLTDDIIGRSHYEIFPEISEERKQIHQQCLAGAIAQSDEDPYPRNDGSIEWVRWLLRPWHTTSGEIGGLIMYNENITQRKQAEEALRESNTLLRSILENTPGFIVVKDLEGCYVALNSNLANFLDKPIKDIIGKDDCNVLPPDDARDIMAKDRQIIRTGIAETYEEDVSNGDTSGTFLTTKTPWQDAHGKILGIIGISRDITDRKQAEIALAKAKEVAEAASYAKSEFLANMSHELRTPLNGILGYAQVLQRSKHLNEEERSQIHVIYQCGSHLLTLINDILDLSKIEAQKVELMPTDFHFPAFLQGVAEMCRIRAELKGIQFHHQLASELPVGIRADEKRLRQVLINLLSNAIKFTDTGSVTFTISYTSEGKIRFEVRDTGVGILQDKLQAIFLPFEQVGDNRRQTEGTGLGLAISQKIVELMRSTIQVWSEMGVGSIFWFDVNLPTADEWVKTSQADACGQIVGIQAYQPKVVVIDDKWENRSVIVNLLSPIGFDVVEGCDGEEGWQKIEEFQPDLVITDLLMPKLDGFGLIKRIRESEAFKDIIIIVSSASVFESDRHRSLEVGGNDFLPKPVQALELFQKLRQHLHLEWVYEEPKTASNTEQDNRTLVAPPTTEIEILYQLVMKGNFKGIIKQAVLLEQMNEKYIPFAKKLHQLAKEFQDQEILAFIQSYK; this is encoded by the coding sequence ATGTCAGACCGAGCAAACCATCAAGATGCTCTCAAGCAAAATCAAGTACAATCCAACGTAAATACTGCTATAACTGGTGACAATCGGGCAGTCACACCTCTATGTGAAAGTGCATCCCTCTTACTGCAAGCAATTGAGTATGCTCCCATTGGGATGGTTATGTTCGATCGCGAAATGCGCTATCTCGAGGTGAATCACAAATGGCTAAATGATTATAACCTGACCGATGACATAATCGGACGCTCTCACTATGAAATATTTCCCGAAATATCTGAAGAGAGGAAGCAAATTCATCAACAGTGTTTGGCTGGTGCGATCGCACAAAGTGATGAAGACCCCTATCCACGAAATGATGGATCTATTGAATGGGTGCGCTGGTTACTTCGCCCGTGGCATACCACAAGTGGTGAAATTGGTGGTCTTATCATGTACAACGAAAACATAACTCAGCGCAAACAAGCTGAAGAAGCCCTGCGCGAAAGTAACACCCTGTTGCGCTCTATTTTAGAAAATACACCTGGTTTCATTGTCGTTAAAGATCTTGAAGGTTGTTATGTTGCCCTTAATTCTAATTTGGCGAACTTTCTGGATAAACCAATTAAAGATATCATCGGCAAAGACGATTGTAACGTGTTGCCACCTGATGATGCGCGTGACATCATGGCAAAAGACCGTCAGATTATTAGAACAGGAATAGCAGAAACTTACGAGGAAGACGTATCTAATGGTGACACTAGTGGAACCTTTCTCACAACAAAAACTCCTTGGCAGGATGCTCATGGCAAGATTCTCGGTATTATTGGGATATCGCGAGATATTACCGATCGCAAACAAGCGGAGATAGCGCTTGCCAAAGCCAAAGAAGTGGCAGAAGCGGCAAGTTATGCAAAAAGTGAATTTCTTGCTAATATGAGTCACGAGTTGCGGACTCCACTTAATGGCATCTTGGGCTACGCTCAAGTCCTGCAACGTTCAAAACACTTGAACGAAGAAGAGCGATCGCAAATTCATGTGATTTACCAGTGTGGTTCGCATTTGCTAACCTTAATTAATGACATTCTGGATTTGTCAAAGATTGAAGCTCAGAAAGTGGAACTCATGCCCACTGACTTTCACTTCCCAGCATTTTTGCAAGGCGTCGCGGAGATGTGCCGCATCCGCGCCGAACTCAAAGGCATTCAGTTTCACCACCAACTGGCGTCAGAATTGCCCGTCGGCATCCGCGCTGATGAAAAACGCTTGCGACAGGTGCTGATTAATCTTCTCAGCAATGCTATCAAATTTACCGATACAGGCAGCGTTACCTTTACTATCAGCTATACCTCAGAAGGCAAAATTCGCTTTGAAGTCCGCGATACGGGCGTTGGTATTCTCCAAGATAAACTCCAAGCTATTTTTCTACCTTTTGAGCAAGTGGGAGACAATCGGCGACAAACCGAAGGGACAGGGCTGGGATTGGCAATCAGCCAAAAAATTGTAGAGTTAATGAGGAGTACCATTCAAGTTTGGAGTGAGATGGGTGTTGGCAGTATTTTTTGGTTCGATGTCAACTTGCCTACTGCCGATGAGTGGGTTAAAACATCTCAAGCTGACGCTTGCGGACAAATCGTTGGTATCCAAGCTTACCAACCTAAAGTTGTTGTGATCGATGACAAATGGGAAAATCGCTCGGTGATTGTCAATTTGCTCAGTCCAATTGGTTTTGATGTGGTGGAAGGCTGTGATGGGGAAGAGGGCTGGCAAAAGATTGAGGAATTTCAACCAGACTTGGTTATCACTGATTTGCTCATGCCAAAATTAGATGGGTTTGGTCTAATTAAGCGTATTCGTGAGTCCGAAGCATTCAAAGACATCATTATTATTGTGTCATCAGCCAGCGTGTTTGAAAGCGATCGCCATCGCAGTTTGGAAGTAGGAGGCAATGATTTTCTTCCCAAACCAGTACAGGCGCTTGAGTTGTTCCAGAAATTGCGACAGCATCTCCATTTGGAATGGGTTTATGAAGAGCCGAAGACTGCAAGCAACACAGAGCAAGACAATCGAACTCTAGTTGCTCCACCCACAACAGAAATAGAAATTCTTTACCAATTAGTGATGAAAGGCAACTTTAAGGGAATTATTAAACAAGCAGTATTGCTCGAACAAATGAATGAAAAATACATTCCCTTTGCGAAAAAACTGCATCAACTGGCAAAAGAGTTTCAAGACCAAGAAATTCTGGCATTCATTCAATCGTATAAGTAA
- a CDS encoding hemerythrin domain-containing protein yields the protein MVATLDDTKRSALAIKLADMKAIQKLIIENEQKLLGQISDSEVADRFRKMLEDDNKNLGILETVIGQYGIQAEPEKTITEMIDKIRKLQQGSELSLYDKVFQHELLKHQQVMTGLTIHKAAQKVGADVLLAIGPLNTVNFENRAHQEQLKGVLEVLGVRELTGQDADQGIWARVQDAMAALSGVFGSAVTQSSDKSDLNIQDAIRLDHGKVNTLFTELLASKDPQKIQEYFGQIYKDLSTHAEAEEQVVYPAVRPFYGQNDTQELYDEQAEMKKMLEQIKAINPSNVEQFKDRIRQLMDAVGDHIRQEESTMFAAIRNNLSSDQSEQLATKFKAAKTEIQKKLGVVGAK from the coding sequence ATGGTTGCGACTTTAGATGATACAAAGCGTTCTGCCCTTGCTATTAAACTGGCAGATATGAAGGCAATTCAAAAACTAATAATTGAGAACGAGCAAAAGTTGCTAGGTCAAATTAGCGACTCAGAAGTTGCCGATCGCTTCCGGAAGATGCTTGAAGATGACAATAAAAACCTGGGCATTCTGGAAACTGTAATCGGTCAGTATGGCATTCAAGCTGAACCAGAAAAAACCATTACGGAAATGATTGATAAGATTCGTAAATTACAACAAGGCTCTGAACTAAGCTTGTATGATAAAGTTTTCCAGCATGAATTGCTGAAACACCAGCAAGTAATGACTGGCTTGACCATTCACAAAGCAGCACAAAAAGTTGGTGCAGACGTATTGCTGGCTATTGGACCATTGAACACTGTTAACTTTGAGAACCGCGCTCATCAAGAGCAACTTAAGGGCGTTTTGGAAGTTTTGGGTGTTCGCGAACTCACCGGTCAAGATGCAGATCAAGGTATTTGGGCACGCGTTCAAGATGCTATGGCGGCCTTAAGCGGCGTGTTTGGTAGCGCTGTTACTCAAAGCTCTGATAAGAGCGACCTAAACATTCAAGACGCTATCCGTCTGGATCATGGCAAGGTAAATACCCTGTTCACTGAACTTTTGGCTAGCAAGGATCCTCAAAAGATCCAAGAGTACTTTGGTCAAATCTATAAGGATCTGAGCACTCATGCTGAAGCTGAAGAGCAAGTTGTATATCCTGCAGTGCGTCCTTTCTATGGTCAGAACGATACTCAAGAGCTTTACGACGAGCAAGCTGAAATGAAGAAAATGTTAGAGCAAATCAAGGCTATCAACCCCTCTAACGTAGAACAATTCAAGGATAGAATCAGACAACTTATGGATGCTGTTGGCGATCATATTCGTCAAGAAGAAAGCACAATGTTTGCTGCTATCCGCAATAATTTAAGCTCCGATCAAAGCGAACAACTCGCAACCAAATTTAAAGCAGCTAAGACTGAAATTCAAAAGAAGCTCGGCGTAGTTGGCGCTAAGTAG
- a CDS encoding DUF2993 domain-containing protein, with the protein MPDSPGLGEQALNKAAEIGLTSQLDEVENLDVNIQTDPFKLMQGEVDTVTIEGEGLVMQKDLRMQELEMHTGSVAINPLSAAFGKIELTKPTKGTARVILTEKDINHAFNSEYVRSQLQENKIHINGQSRTVVPQQVDFRLPGNNKVTLSANVILQETHENHKVAFSAVPKVRANGQTVSLENVEYGDTQEVSPELTKALVDATSEILNLSNFDLEGMTLRIKQLEAEQGKLIIQAEAFVERMFTE; encoded by the coding sequence ATGCCCGATAGTCCGGGACTGGGAGAGCAGGCACTAAACAAAGCTGCAGAGATAGGGTTAACCAGCCAATTAGATGAAGTAGAGAATTTGGATGTAAATATTCAAACAGATCCCTTCAAACTCATGCAGGGTGAAGTTGATACGGTCACTATTGAAGGCGAAGGTTTGGTTATGCAAAAAGACCTTCGCATGCAGGAATTGGAAATGCATACAGGTAGCGTAGCTATCAATCCCCTAAGTGCTGCTTTTGGAAAGATAGAACTCACCAAACCAACAAAAGGGACTGCCAGGGTTATTTTAACGGAAAAAGATATTAATCATGCCTTTAACTCTGAATATGTTCGCTCGCAATTGCAAGAGAACAAAATTCATATCAACGGGCAATCGAGGACAGTTGTTCCCCAACAAGTCGATTTTCGGTTACCCGGAAATAATAAAGTCACGTTAAGCGCTAATGTGATTTTGCAAGAAACTCATGAAAATCATAAGGTAGCCTTTTCAGCAGTACCCAAAGTAAGAGCAAATGGACAAACAGTTAGTTTGGAAAATGTTGAATACGGCGATACTCAAGAAGTCTCTCCCGAACTCACAAAAGCTTTGGTAGATGCAACTAGTGAAATTTTAAATTTGAGTAACTTCGATTTAGAAGGAATGACACTCAGAATTAAACAATTAGAGGCTGAACAAGGCAAACTTATCATCCAAGCAGAAGCTTTTGTAGAGCGAATGTTTACAGAGTAA
- a CDS encoding DUF2231 domain-containing protein, with translation MTETQERDTTPYPNIPAFLESDSREFRDTGIPSTVSVVGHPIHPILVQFPIAFLVGALLTDAVFWLTEDVFWARASFWLIVGGLVGGLAAALTGLLDFLRIPRVRKRTAGWAHMFLNVAALLLTVINLAVRWNNPISAVLPWGLVISVLVATLLGVSGWYGGELVYRHKISVIGNGNPNYP, from the coding sequence ATGACGGAAACTCAAGAAAGAGACACAACACCCTATCCAAATATTCCTGCTTTTCTAGAAAGTGATAGCAGAGAATTTCGAGACACTGGTATACCTAGTACGGTTTCAGTAGTAGGACACCCAATACATCCAATTCTCGTTCAATTCCCCATCGCTTTCCTTGTAGGAGCACTGTTAACTGATGCAGTTTTCTGGTTAACAGAAGATGTATTTTGGGCAAGAGCTTCTTTTTGGTTAATAGTTGGTGGATTGGTAGGCGGTCTCGCAGCCGCTTTGACTGGTTTACTGGACTTTCTAAGAATACCTAGAGTCCGGAAGCGTACCGCAGGCTGGGCGCATATGTTTCTTAATGTTGCGGCTCTTTTACTGACTGTTATTAACCTTGCAGTACGATGGAATAACCCTATATCGGCTGTACTGCCTTGGGGACTTGTTATCTCAGTTCTTGTCGCTACTCTTCTTGGTGTATCTGGCTGGTATGGTGGAGAATTGGTTTACCGCCATAAAATCTCAGTCATTGGCAATGGTAACCCAAATTACCCCTAG
- a CDS encoding DUF2809 domain-containing protein: MLSRKTLNFHILLSLLIVVTMGFFFKYYVGPADQWLNNYGAAVFYEIFWCLFAFLFFKGQSAIWQIPLLVFIITCILEFLQLWHPPLLEQFRATLIGKWLIGTTFTWWDFPHYVLGCFLGWLWLQKLPVRNDAKKSQS, translated from the coding sequence ATGCTGTCTAGAAAAACTCTAAACTTTCACATCCTCTTATCTTTGCTCATCGTCGTCACGATGGGCTTTTTCTTTAAGTATTATGTCGGTCCTGCTGACCAATGGTTGAACAATTATGGGGCTGCTGTTTTTTACGAAATATTTTGGTGCTTGTTTGCATTTTTATTTTTTAAAGGTCAATCGGCTATCTGGCAAATCCCCTTATTGGTTTTTATTATCACTTGTATACTGGAATTTTTACAACTTTGGCATCCGCCTCTATTAGAGCAGTTCCGCGCTACCTTGATAGGGAAGTGGTTGATTGGCACGACTTTTACTTGGTGGGATTTTCCACATTACGTGTTGGGCTGTTTTTTGGGGTGGTTGTGGTTGCAAAAATTACCAGTAAGAAATGATGCAAAAAAAAGTCAAAGTTAA
- a CDS encoding DUF167 domain-containing protein: MQKKVKVKPNSKVPKIEEKVDGSLTVHLKSPPVDGKANQELIRLLAEKFDVPKSCIRIKLGLSSRQKLVEIDTHQ; the protein is encoded by the coding sequence ATGCAAAAAAAAGTCAAAGTTAAACCTAATTCAAAAGTTCCCAAAATTGAGGAAAAAGTTGATGGGAGTCTGACGGTGCATTTGAAATCTCCGCCTGTGGATGGTAAGGCTAATCAAGAGTTAATTCGATTACTTGCAGAAAAATTTGATGTGCCAAAATCGTGTATTAGAATTAAGTTGGGTTTATCGTCGCGGCAAAAGTTAGTTGAAATTGATACTCATCAGTGA
- a CDS encoding glutathione S-transferase family protein — METLRLYDFLPSGNGYKIRLLLTQIGIPFERVEVNITNGETRTAEFLSKNPNGKIPVLEIQPGKYLTESNAIMVYLSEGTEFLPYDPYLRAQVLQWLFFEQYSHEPYIATPRFWISILGKSEEYSAAIEQKREQGYAALKVMENHLSNHHFFVGDRYTIADIGLFAYTHVAEEGRFNLSPFPEIQAWIERVKAQPGHITITEEIKTFQTVE, encoded by the coding sequence ATGGAAACCCTGCGTTTGTATGATTTTTTACCCTCAGGCAATGGCTACAAGATACGTCTTTTATTGACACAAATTGGTATACCATTTGAGAGGGTAGAGGTTAATATTACCAATGGTGAAACTCGAACAGCAGAATTTTTAAGTAAAAATCCAAACGGCAAGATTCCTGTTTTGGAAATTCAACCAGGGAAATACTTAACAGAATCAAATGCCATTATGGTGTATCTCAGTGAAGGAACAGAGTTTTTACCCTATGATCCCTATTTACGAGCACAAGTACTACAGTGGTTGTTTTTTGAGCAGTACAGCCATGAACCTTACATTGCTACACCAAGATTTTGGATTTCCATACTAGGCAAATCTGAAGAATATAGTGCAGCGATAGAGCAAAAACGCGAACAAGGTTACGCAGCTCTTAAAGTCATGGAAAACCATCTATCAAATCACCATTTTTTTGTAGGAGATCGATACACAATTGCTGATATTGGTTTATTTGCTTACACTCATGTAGCCGAGGAAGGAAGATTTAACCTATCACCCTTTCCCGAAATACAAGCTTGGATAGAACGAGTGAAAGCACAACCAGGACATATCACCATTACAGAAGAAATTAAAACATTTCAAACTGTCGAGTAG
- a CDS encoding SOS response-associated peptidase: MCGRFTLSQSATALAESFHVEISDLEAKYNIAPTQMVSAVLYNQTSDRRELQQLQWGLIPSWAKDPRMGAKLINARAETVAEKPAFRSAFKRRRCLIVADGFYEWQQSEGKKQPFYFRLQNGEAFGFASLWEEWRSPEEKTVSSCTILTTRANELLEPVHDRMPVILHQKDYDLWLAPQVQTPEMVQQLLQPYPSEAMAAYPVSTAVNNPKHNSPDCIKPLSAKM, encoded by the coding sequence ATGTGTGGAAGATTTACTTTGAGTCAGTCAGCAACAGCTTTAGCAGAAAGCTTCCATGTGGAAATTTCCGACTTGGAGGCGAAATATAACATTGCCCCTACGCAAATGGTATCGGCGGTGTTATATAACCAAACAAGTGACCGACGTGAATTACAGCAGTTACAATGGGGTCTGATTCCTTCATGGGCAAAAGACCCAAGAATGGGAGCCAAACTGATTAATGCTAGAGCAGAAACAGTGGCAGAGAAACCCGCTTTCCGTTCAGCGTTTAAACGTCGGCGCTGTTTAATCGTGGCAGATGGTTTTTATGAGTGGCAACAGAGTGAGGGGAAAAAGCAGCCGTTCTATTTTCGCCTGCAAAATGGAGAGGCTTTTGGGTTTGCTTCCTTGTGGGAGGAATGGCGATCGCCTGAAGAGAAAACAGTATCTTCTTGTACAATTTTGACAACAAGGGCAAATGAATTACTCGAACCAGTACACGATCGCATGCCAGTGATTCTCCATCAGAAAGATTACGATTTGTGGTTGGCACCGCAGGTGCAAACGCCAGAGATGGTACAACAACTATTGCAACCCTACCCATCTGAAGCAATGGCTGCCTATCCTGTAAGCACTGCAGTGAACAATCCCAAGCACAATAGCCCAGATTGTATTAAGCCATTAAGCGCGAAAATGTAG
- a CDS encoding photosystem I assembly protein Ycf3 — translation MPRTQKNDNFIDKTFTVMADLILKILPANKRAKEAFVYYRDGMSAQSEGEYAEALENYEEALELEEDTNDRSYILYNMGLIHASNGEHDKALELYHEALECNPRLPQALNNIAVIYHYQGEKAKEAGNEDLGESLFDQAADYWIRAIRLAPNNYIEAQNWLKTTKRSQIDVFF, via the coding sequence ATGCCAAGAACTCAGAAAAACGATAATTTCATTGACAAAACCTTTACAGTTATGGCAGATCTGATTCTCAAGATCCTGCCAGCAAATAAGAGAGCCAAAGAAGCCTTTGTTTACTACCGAGATGGAATGTCGGCGCAGTCAGAAGGAGAATACGCCGAAGCCCTGGAAAACTATGAAGAAGCTCTGGAATTAGAAGAAGACACCAACGATCGCAGCTACATCCTATACAACATGGGGTTAATTCATGCAAGTAACGGCGAGCACGACAAAGCGCTTGAATTGTATCATGAAGCTTTAGAATGCAATCCCCGCCTACCCCAAGCTTTAAATAACATTGCCGTTATTTACCACTACCAAGGAGAAAAGGCGAAAGAAGCCGGAAATGAAGACCTTGGAGAATCGCTGTTTGACCAAGCTGCTGATTATTGGATTAGAGCGATCCGCTTGGCTCCCAATAACTATATTGAAGCCCAAAACTGGCTAAAAACAACCAAGCGCTCTCAAATTGACGTATTCTTTTAG
- the gatC gene encoding Asp-tRNA(Asn)/Glu-tRNA(Gln) amidotransferase subunit GatC, translated as MIDREQVRKVALLARLELTPEEEEQFTTQLGNILDYVQQLNALDVTDVPPTTRAIDVSNVTRADRLQPYSDREAILQSAPEQEGEFFKVPKILNPEE; from the coding sequence ATGATTGACCGCGAACAAGTTCGGAAAGTAGCTCTTCTGGCTCGGTTAGAATTAACACCAGAAGAGGAAGAGCAATTCACTACACAGTTGGGGAATATCCTTGACTATGTCCAGCAACTGAATGCATTAGATGTGACAGATGTGCCACCTACAACACGGGCAATTGATGTCAGTAATGTAACACGAGCAGATCGACTGCAACCCTATAGCGATCGCGAAGCCATTCTTCAGAGCGCTCCCGAACAAGAAGGCGAGTTTTTCAAGGTTCCCAAAATACTCAATCCTGAAGAATAG
- a CDS encoding glutathione S-transferase family protein, producing the protein MSLGILKDGKWVSQREQEDSQGKFIRPSTTFRHHITADGSSGFKAEPGRYHLYISWACPWANRTAILRELKGLQDVIGISVVAPEMRDNGWEFSDEPGCIPDTINSTQYLWQLYLKADSNYTGRVTVPVLWDTQNSTIVNNESREIIRMLDTEFDTFARHDINFYPEHLQKAVDETIDAIYQPINNGVYRAGFATTQSAYDEAVTELFDALDHWENVLGKQRYLCGEQITEADWCMFTTLFRFDAVYYVHFKCNLRRITEFHNLWNYLKDLYQQPGVKETCNLDHIKRHYYKSHPKVNPTRIVPKGPIIDFDAPHDRMTVTSDQ; encoded by the coding sequence ATGAGCTTGGGAATTCTTAAAGATGGTAAGTGGGTATCACAACGGGAGCAAGAGGACTCACAAGGAAAATTTATCCGTCCCTCAACAACCTTCCGCCACCACATTACAGCTGATGGTTCTAGTGGGTTTAAAGCTGAACCGGGACGCTATCATTTGTACATCTCTTGGGCATGTCCTTGGGCAAACCGTACTGCCATTCTCCGTGAACTGAAAGGGCTGCAAGATGTTATTGGGATCTCGGTAGTGGCACCAGAAATGCGGGACAATGGCTGGGAATTTTCTGATGAACCAGGATGCATTCCCGATACCATTAACAGCACTCAGTATTTATGGCAACTTTATCTCAAAGCTGATTCTAATTACACCGGACGAGTCACGGTTCCGGTTTTGTGGGATACACAAAATAGCACAATAGTCAATAATGAATCCCGTGAAATTATCCGGATGTTAGACACGGAATTTGATACTTTTGCTAGGCATGATATCAATTTTTACCCAGAACACTTGCAAAAAGCTGTTGATGAGACAATTGATGCCATTTACCAACCTATTAATAATGGAGTGTATCGGGCTGGATTCGCTACAACTCAGTCAGCTTATGATGAAGCAGTGACTGAATTATTTGATGCTCTCGACCATTGGGAAAATGTTTTAGGAAAACAACGCTATTTGTGTGGAGAGCAAATCACTGAAGCGGATTGGTGTATGTTTACGACTCTATTTCGCTTTGATGCAGTTTACTACGTGCATTTTAAGTGTAATTTGCGCCGGATTACGGAGTTTCACAATCTCTGGAACTATCTTAAAGACCTCTATCAACAGCCAGGGGTTAAAGAAACTTGTAACCTTGACCACATTAAACGGCACTATTACAAAAGTCATCCCAAGGTTAATCCTACTCGGATTGTTCCAAAAGGACCGATTATTGATTTTGATGCTCCCCACGATCGCATGACAGTGACCAGTGACCAGTGA
- the aroA gene encoding 3-phosphoshikimate 1-carboxyvinyltransferase: MSASVITLETRENTSQNLIIQRPTTGLSLQGRIRVPGDKSISHRALMLGALASGETTIKGLLLGEDPCSTASCFQAMGAEISELNTELVSVKGIGLGNLQEPIDVLNAGNSGTTIRLMLGLLASHPGRFFTVTGDNSLRSRPMSRVVKPLQEMGAQIWGRKGNSLAPLAVQGTSLKPIHYNSPIASAQVKSCILLAGLLTEGKTTVTEPALSRDHSERMLKAFGAELTVDPETNSVTVTGPSQLHGQTVIVPGDISSAAFWLVAGAIVPNSELTIENVGVNPTRTGILEALQMMGADIQQENERTVAGEPVADLRVRSSPLKSCTVAGDLIPRLIDEIPILAVAAAFAEGTTVIRDAEELRVKESDRIAVMAHQLNKMGAQVTELPDGMEISGGTPLSGAEVDSHTDHRIAMSLAIAALNASGATHIQRAEAAAVSYPEFVATLQQRLIVGG; the protein is encoded by the coding sequence ATGTCAGCTTCTGTTATAACTCTAGAAACTAGGGAAAATACTTCTCAAAACTTAATCATTCAGCGACCCACTACTGGGTTATCTTTACAAGGTCGTATCAGAGTTCCTGGGGATAAATCCATTTCTCATAGAGCATTAATGTTAGGTGCTCTAGCGTCCGGGGAAACGACTATTAAAGGTTTGCTTTTGGGGGAAGACCCTTGCAGCACAGCAAGTTGTTTCCAAGCTATGGGGGCTGAAATCTCCGAATTAAATACGGAACTAGTCAGCGTAAAAGGTATTGGGCTGGGGAATTTACAAGAACCTATTGATGTGCTCAATGCTGGGAACTCTGGAACAACAATACGTCTCATGCTAGGGCTTCTCGCATCTCATCCGGGACGTTTTTTTACTGTCACAGGTGATAATTCACTGCGATCGCGTCCCATGTCCCGTGTTGTTAAACCTTTACAAGAGATGGGAGCACAAATTTGGGGACGTAAGGGAAATTCTCTAGCTCCTCTAGCAGTTCAAGGAACATCTCTCAAACCCATCCACTACAATTCTCCCATTGCTTCAGCACAAGTAAAATCCTGCATTCTACTTGCAGGTTTATTAACAGAGGGAAAAACAACAGTCACCGAACCAGCACTTTCCCGCGATCACAGCGAACGAATGTTAAAGGCTTTTGGAGCAGAATTAACTGTAGACCCCGAAACCAACAGTGTGACTGTCACAGGTCCATCTCAACTTCACGGACAAACAGTGATTGTACCGGGAGACATTAGTTCTGCTGCATTTTGGCTGGTAGCAGGAGCGATCGTACCCAATTCTGAATTGACAATCGAAAATGTGGGTGTCAATCCCACCCGTACAGGGATTTTAGAAGCTTTGCAAATGATGGGTGCTGATATTCAGCAAGAAAATGAGCGCACGGTAGCAGGAGAACCAGTAGCAGATTTAAGGGTACGTTCCAGCCCTTTGAAGAGTTGCACCGTTGCAGGCGATCTTATACCGAGATTGATTGATGAGATTCCTATTTTAGCAGTCGCAGCAGCTTTTGCTGAAGGAACGACCGTAATTCGAGATGCTGAAGAGTTGCGGGTGAAGGAAAGCGATCGCATTGCTGTGATGGCGCATCAACTTAATAAAATGGGAGCACAAGTGACAGAGTTACCTGATGGTATGGAAATTTCTGGAGGTACTCCCCTTTCAGGTGCTGAAGTCGATAGCCATACAGATCACCGCATCGCGATGAGTTTGGCTATTGCAGCCTTGAACGCATCTGGAGCCACTCACATCCAGCGTGCGGAAGCGGCTGCAGTCTCTTACCCAGAATTTGTTGCTACATTACAACAAAGGTTAATTGTTGGTGGTTAG
- a CDS encoding thioredoxin family protein, with the protein MALTASTMLPLGTQAPDFELPDVRSGETISLSSFTGKKALLVMFICQHCPFVKHVKQELAQLGKDYLNTGLAIVAISANDATNYPNDAPESLKAMAVELDFNFPFCYDESQETAKAYTAACTPDFFLFDADRRLAYRGQLDDSRPSNGKPVTGSDLRAAVEAVLAKRSLLSEQKPSVGCNLKWKPGNEPSYFG; encoded by the coding sequence ATGGCTTTAACTGCTTCCACGATGTTACCGCTAGGTACTCAAGCACCGGATTTTGAGTTACCCGATGTCAGATCTGGGGAAACAATTTCGCTTTCTAGCTTCACGGGTAAGAAAGCACTATTAGTGATGTTTATTTGCCAACATTGCCCGTTTGTCAAGCACGTAAAGCAAGAATTGGCACAATTGGGTAAAGATTATCTCAATACAGGTTTGGCGATTGTTGCTATCAGTGCCAATGATGCCACAAACTACCCAAATGATGCACCTGAGTCATTAAAGGCAATGGCTGTAGAGCTAGATTTTAACTTTCCCTTTTGTTATGATGAAAGCCAAGAAACTGCAAAAGCTTACACTGCAGCTTGCACTCCAGACTTCTTCTTATTTGATGCCGATCGCAGGCTTGCTTACAGGGGACAATTAGATGATAGTCGCCCAAGTAATGGGAAACCCGTAACAGGTTCAGATTTGCGTGCTGCTGTAGAGGCTGTATTGGCTAAGCGATCGCTCTTAAGCGAACAAAAGCCAAGTGTGGGTTGTAATCTTAAATGGAAACCTGGTAACGAACCGAGTTATTTTGGCTAA